One genomic region from Methanobrevibacter oralis encodes:
- a CDS encoding right-handed parallel beta-helix repeat-containing protein: MNKILISTLLLIILIFSIGLVSANENINDTIIEDNTDAPNLSYLSNIDNVPLKKTGGVVRYVNGSTFEDIQKTINIANDNDTIVLNGTYKSTGHQIIVNKSITITSENGHSTLDANKKYRALYILSDNVVLKNLRIINGKVNGGYLSILEPLESGPGGAIYWKGNNGTIIASSIYNNEFYSVSYGGSGAIYWEGANGTIRDTFFFNNTGYHGIMGAASHYKFLEGVVHGDYIGDLYDNDPSKPARFYCVVVNSKGHLTANNLSINYGTAGNFLVKFSLGDIPFKGDIVKVHIFKKGYDKIFNLTIDDKGLGVLKLPDNLNDGIYKVELSSHDKLYKYSANAIIKVNKVPAFIHADNFKTIYNSGKYFTVELMDIKNYYFISNVKLALKVNGKTYYATTNKNGKAKFNVSKWKAGNYKAYINILNNYKSPTQKVNIKINKIPTIVKTNKITAKIHKDKKLNIKIINKKTKKAVPFIKIKVKCFTGKKYKTYTLITDEKGQTHLHTCCLKVGTHKVVIKSANQNYAINKNTKIKIKK; encoded by the coding sequence ATGAATAAAATATTAATATCAACATTATTATTAATTATTTTAATATTCAGCATAGGATTAGTATCAGCTAATGAGAACATTAATGATACAATAATAGAAGACAATACTGATGCTCCAAATCTTTCTTATTTATCTAATATAGATAATGTTCCTTTAAAAAAAACAGGTGGAGTAGTTAGATATGTTAATGGAAGCACTTTTGAAGATATTCAAAAAACAATTAACATAGCAAACGATAATGATACCATTGTCCTTAATGGAACTTATAAAAGTACTGGTCATCAAATAATTGTTAATAAAAGCATAACAATCACAAGTGAAAATGGGCACAGTACTTTAGACGCTAATAAAAAATACAGAGCATTATACATACTTTCTGACAATGTAGTACTAAAAAACTTAAGAATAATAAATGGGAAAGTAAATGGGGGATATTTATCTATCTTGGAACCTTTAGAAAGTGGTCCTGGTGGTGCTATATATTGGAAAGGTAATAATGGAACTATAATCGCTTCATCAATATATAATAATGAATTTTATAGTGTAAGTTATGGTGGAAGTGGTGCTATTTATTGGGAAGGGGCAAACGGAACTATTCGAGATACATTTTTCTTCAATAACACAGGATATCATGGAATTATGGGTGCTGCTTCTCATTATAAGTTTTTAGAAGGTGTTGTTCATGGTGATTATATTGGAGATTTATATGATAATGATCCGTCTAAACCTGCTAGATTTTATTGTGTTGTTGTAAACTCTAAAGGACATTTAACTGCTAATAATCTTTCCATCAACTATGGAACAGCAGGTAATTTTCTTGTTAAATTTAGTTTAGGAGATATTCCATTTAAAGGAGACATTGTTAAAGTACACATATTTAAAAAAGGTTATGATAAAATATTTAACCTAACTATTGATGATAAGGGTTTAGGTGTTTTAAAGTTACCTGATAACTTAAATGATGGTATTTACAAGGTTGAATTAAGTAGTCATGATAAACTTTATAAGTATAGTGCTAATGCGATTATTAAAGTTAATAAAGTTCCAGCATTTATCCATGCTGATAATTTTAAAACCATATATAATTCAGGAAAATATTTCACCGTTGAACTTATGGATATAAAAAATTATTATTTCATTAGCAATGTTAAATTAGCATTAAAAGTCAATGGTAAAACATACTATGCAACTACAAATAAAAATGGAAAAGCCAAATTTAATGTATCAAAATGGAAAGCAGGAAACTATAAAGCTTATATTAATATTTTAAACAATTATAAATCACCAACCCAAAAGGTTAATATTAAAATCAATAAAATCCCCACAATTGTAAAAACAAATAAAATCACAGCAAAAATCCACAAAGACAAAAAATTAAACATCAAAATCATCAACAAAAAAACCAAAAAAGCAGTACCTTTTATTAAAATCAAAGTAAAATGCTTCACAGGAAAAAAATACAAAACATACACATTAATAACAGATGAAAAGGGACAAACTCACTTACACACATGTTGTTTAAAAGTCGGAACACATAAAGTAGTTATAAAATCAGCAAACCAAAATTACGCAATAAACAAAAACACTAAAATTAAAATAAAAAAATAA
- a CDS encoding lectin like domain-containing protein: protein MLFKKNFLIVFVLFLVLFLSLSSVCATDNNTENDPANNILEQVVSIDSTVQSTGDVIGVGEDDDETNGNDDDLNESDDETNETVEDLNESNDTYEEFSNLTAENIAIIMNDIKNSNSDKYYSFINYLINEHGFEFRSDSVVGDGYLLYATRNYIDKLYNGGNFTISPNETYFISTSEKMGCFIDNDYYQDIIYSHENNYYLDEEYLSWLKSNSTLLKINITIPSEYLNIPQFDNINDFITGSYLPSKYDSRELGYVTPIKNQNQNGSTSNCWAFASISALESFLLKYEKTTYNLSTKWDLSENHLKNIMSSKGRNGTDIGVNGGGNFYMALAYLLRWSGPVNESDDIYGSGDNSIEKLNVLKHVQGIQLIHPRTFALDLLEIKNAVYNYGSVVTSLFWDTSFENKEKSNYICLHDYEKVKYAMWHAITIVGWDDNYSASNFNKSLNEMGDGAFIVKNSYGNNSKEGGYWYVSYYDKTLAYSKISDFVGFAFTNVENVTNYGNNYYHNPLGITAWAGFSSNKITFANQWVAEKNETLKACGLYTRGPSICVIDVSINGIHVGDTTFANINYAGYHTIKLSNLINVTKGETFRIEVHLINNGFNENKIIPLEYPVNNSSKIYANANQSFILLNINGIIQWMDTTKIWSNTNICLNAYTECRDAYVETRVLANNLNMFYTTSNSLVAYLSDLNGNALINKIIIFNINGKSYTKITDNKGKVSLNINLNPGSYRTLISFNGDDVFHESSKVVYVKVNKIVPKLILSQSGSYYKAKTLTVKVINSHTNKAMGNVMLSVKFNDKKVSLRTNSNGIATYNVPYAPGTYSVTVTTVSTNTLSAHSAKLNVKINKVTKVDISLTKLTTTYDSGKYFQIKVTKDSKPMIGVKLKIKVYTDNKYKTISLTTNNAGIAKYHCSKLSIGTHKVIIESGEPTQYLQADSKTSTIKINKAPTIVNAKDIIHKYKANKYFTANIKNKVTGKTITGIKVFLKVFTGKNYKTYTLTTNDKGTIYLNTKILSVGTHKVIISSANNKYTISCTRNIKIIK from the coding sequence ATGTTATTTAAAAAGAACTTTTTGATAGTATTTGTGCTTTTCTTAGTTTTATTTTTAAGTTTAAGTTCGGTGTGTGCAACTGATAATAATACAGAGAACGATCCAGCGAATAATATATTAGAACAGGTTGTTTCAATTGATTCAACTGTTCAGAGTACTGGTGATGTTATTGGTGTTGGTGAAGATGATGATGAAACTAATGGAAATGATGATGATTTAAATGAAAGTGATGATGAAACTAATGAAACAGTTGAAGATTTAAATGAATCTAATGATACTTATGAGGAATTTTCTAATTTAACTGCTGAAAATATTGCTATTATTATGAATGATATTAAAAATTCTAATTCTGATAAATATTATTCTTTTATTAATTATTTAATTAATGAACATGGCTTTGAATTTCGCAGTGATTCTGTAGTTGGAGATGGTTATTTACTTTATGCTACAAGAAATTATATTGACAAATTATATAATGGTGGAAATTTTACTATTTCACCAAACGAAACATATTTTATTTCTACAAGTGAAAAAATGGGATGTTTTATTGATAATGATTATTATCAAGATATTATTTATTCACATGAAAATAATTATTACTTAGATGAAGAATACCTAAGTTGGCTAAAATCCAACTCAACATTATTAAAAATAAACATAACAATCCCCTCTGAATATTTAAATATTCCACAATTTGATAATATTAATGATTTTATCACTGGTTCTTATTTACCAAGCAAATATGATTCAAGAGAATTAGGTTATGTTACTCCTATTAAAAATCAGAACCAAAATGGATCTACGAGTAATTGTTGGGCTTTTGCATCTATAAGTGCTTTAGAAAGCTTTTTACTAAAATATGAAAAAACAACATACAACCTTTCAACAAAATGGGACTTATCAGAAAACCACCTAAAAAACATCATGAGCTCTAAAGGAAGAAATGGTACAGATATAGGAGTTAATGGTGGTGGAAATTTTTATATGGCTCTTGCTTATTTACTTCGTTGGAGTGGACCTGTAAATGAATCGGATGATATTTATGGATCTGGAGATAACTCAATTGAAAAATTAAATGTTTTAAAACATGTACAGGGAATACAACTAATACATCCACGAACATTTGCCTTAGATCTTTTAGAAATTAAAAATGCAGTTTATAATTATGGAAGCGTAGTAACTTCTCTATTTTGGGACACATCTTTTGAAAACAAAGAAAAATCAAATTACATATGTCTTCATGATTATGAGAAAGTTAAATATGCTATGTGGCATGCTATAACTATTGTTGGTTGGGATGATAATTACTCAGCATCTAATTTTAATAAATCTCTTAATGAAATGGGTGATGGGGCATTCATTGTTAAAAATAGTTATGGAAATAACTCTAAAGAAGGAGGATATTGGTATGTTTCATATTATGATAAAACACTAGCTTACAGTAAAATTTCTGATTTTGTAGGTTTTGCTTTTACCAATGTTGAAAATGTAACTAATTATGGAAATAACTACTATCATAATCCTTTAGGAATTACTGCATGGGCAGGTTTTTCTTCTAATAAAATTACTTTTGCTAATCAGTGGGTTGCTGAGAAAAATGAAACTTTAAAAGCATGTGGACTATACACTAGAGGACCATCAATTTGTGTTATTGACGTATCAATTAATGGAATTCATGTAGGGGACACTACTTTTGCTAATATTAATTATGCGGGATATCATACAATTAAACTATCAAATTTAATTAATGTAACTAAAGGTGAAACTTTTAGAATAGAAGTTCATTTAATTAATAATGGATTTAATGAAAATAAAATTATACCTTTAGAATACCCTGTTAATAATTCTTCTAAAATATACGCTAATGCTAATCAGTCTTTCATTTTGCTTAATATTAATGGAATCATCCAATGGATGGATACTACTAAAATTTGGTCTAATACTAATATTTGTCTTAATGCTTATACTGAGTGTAGGGATGCTTATGTTGAAACTAGGGTTCTTGCTAATAATTTGAATATGTTTTACACTACTAGTAATTCTTTAGTTGCTTATTTGTCAGATTTAAATGGTAATGCTTTAATAAATAAAATTATTATTTTTAATATTAATGGCAAATCTTATACTAAAATTACTGATAATAAGGGTAAGGTTTCTTTAAATATTAATCTTAATCCAGGATCTTATCGAACACTTATTAGTTTTAATGGAGATGATGTTTTTCATGAATCTAGTAAAGTTGTATATGTTAAAGTAAATAAAATAGTTCCTAAACTGATATTATCTCAATCTGGTTCGTATTACAAAGCTAAAACATTAACTGTTAAAGTTATTAATTCACATACTAACAAAGCAATGGGTAATGTAATGCTTTCTGTTAAATTTAATGATAAAAAGGTTAGTTTAAGAACTAATTCTAATGGAATTGCTACTTATAATGTTCCTTATGCTCCAGGAACTTATTCTGTAACTGTAACTACTGTTTCTACTAATACTTTAAGTGCACATTCTGCTAAGTTAAATGTTAAAATTAATAAAGTTACTAAGGTTGATATTTCCCTTACTAAGTTAACTACAACATATGATAGTGGTAAATATTTCCAAATCAAAGTTACTAAGGATTCCAAACCAATGATTGGGGTTAAGCTTAAAATTAAAGTATACACAGACAATAAATATAAAACAATCTCACTCACCACAAATAATGCAGGGATTGCTAAATATCATTGCTCTAAATTATCCATCGGAACTCATAAAGTAATCATAGAGAGTGGAGAACCAACTCAATACCTGCAAGCTGATTCAAAAACAAGTACGATAAAAATAAATAAAGCACCTACTATAGTAAATGCTAAAGATATAATTCATAAATACAAAGCAAACAAATATTTTACTGCTAATATTAAAAATAAAGTTACAGGAAAAACAATTACGGGAATAAAGGTTTTTCTTAAAGTTTTCACAGGAAAAAACTACAAAACATACACATTAACAACAAACGATAAAGGTACAATTTATTTAAATACAAAAATTTTAAGTGTAGGAACACATAAAGTTATTATAAGTTCTGCAAACAACAAATACACAATATCATGTACCAGAAATATAAAAATAATAAAATAA